In one window of Agrobacterium larrymoorei DNA:
- a CDS encoding cysteine synthase A, with protein sequence MTIHTSVLTAIGNTPLIRLKAASEATGCEILGKAEFMNPGQSVKDRAALYIIRDAERRGQLRPGGTIVEGTAGNTGIGLSLVANALGYKTVIVIPETQSQEKKDALKLLGAQLVEVPAAPYSNPNNYVKVSGRLAKRLAETDPNGAVWANQFDNIANRQAHIETTAPEIWDQTDGKVDGFICAVGSGGTLAGVADGLRDFNPDIKIGIADPEGAALYEFYKNGALKSEGSSITEGIGQGRITANLEGFTPDFAYRISDAEALPILYDLVTKDGLCLGGSSGINIAGAIRLARDLGPGHTIVTILCDYGNRYQSKLFNPDFLRSKGLPLPTWLTEKREVSVPYETV encoded by the coding sequence ATGACCATTCATACCTCTGTGCTAACCGCAATCGGCAACACACCGCTCATCCGTCTGAAGGCAGCATCTGAGGCTACGGGCTGCGAAATTCTCGGCAAGGCCGAATTCATGAATCCCGGCCAGTCGGTCAAGGATCGCGCAGCGCTTTATATCATTCGCGATGCGGAACGTCGCGGTCAGCTTCGCCCCGGCGGCACCATTGTCGAAGGCACGGCGGGCAACACCGGCATCGGCCTTTCGCTGGTGGCCAATGCGCTGGGTTACAAGACGGTCATCGTCATTCCTGAAACCCAGAGCCAGGAAAAGAAGGATGCGCTGAAGCTTCTCGGCGCGCAGCTTGTCGAGGTTCCGGCGGCTCCCTATTCCAACCCGAACAACTATGTGAAGGTTTCCGGCAGGCTTGCAAAGCGACTGGCCGAGACGGACCCGAACGGCGCAGTCTGGGCAAACCAGTTCGATAATATCGCCAACCGTCAGGCGCATATCGAAACCACGGCACCTGAAATCTGGGACCAGACGGATGGCAAGGTGGATGGCTTCATCTGCGCGGTCGGCTCCGGTGGCACGCTGGCAGGCGTGGCGGATGGCCTGCGGGATTTCAACCCCGATATCAAGATCGGCATTGCAGATCCTGAAGGTGCTGCCCTTTACGAGTTCTACAAAAACGGCGCGTTGAAATCCGAAGGCTCCTCCATCACCGAAGGCATCGGTCAGGGTCGTATCACCGCCAATCTGGAAGGTTTCACGCCGGATTTCGCCTATCGCATTTCGGACGCGGAAGCCCTTCCGATCCTCTACGATCTGGTGACAAAGGACGGTTTGTGCCTTGGCGGTTCGTCGGGCATTAACATTGCCGGTGCAATTCGGCTTGCCCGCGACCTCGGTCCGGGGCATACAATCGTCACCATACTTTGCGACTACGGTAACCGTTACCAGTCCAAGCTCTTCAACCCGGATTTCCTGCGGTCCAAGGGTCTTCCCCTTCCCACATGGTTGACGGAAAAGAGGGAGGTTTCGGTTCCGTACGAAACCGTCTGA
- a CDS encoding alanyl-tRNA editing protein, whose product MPVNALFRDDFYLSTCEAVVTAVHEDGGIELDRTCFYATSGGQPGDTGFLERADGSKIELGVTKNGADKSVIIHVPLEGQPSPQVGEKLTAHIDWSRRHKLMRMHTACHLLSVLCPWPVTGAAVGEEESRIDFDMSETIDKDEITAKLAELVAQNHPVYVQWITDEELAANPELVKSKNVRPPVGMGRVSLVCIGENSSVDSQPCGGTHVLKTEEIGEIYIAKIEKKGKENRRFRIRFGKPADAA is encoded by the coding sequence ATGCCTGTGAATGCCCTGTTTCGTGATGACTTTTATCTTTCAACTTGCGAAGCGGTGGTCACGGCAGTCCACGAAGATGGCGGCATAGAACTGGATCGGACCTGTTTCTATGCCACATCCGGCGGCCAGCCGGGCGATACGGGTTTTCTTGAGCGCGCCGATGGCTCGAAGATCGAGCTTGGCGTAACCAAGAATGGCGCAGATAAGAGCGTCATCATCCACGTTCCGCTGGAAGGCCAGCCTTCGCCGCAAGTCGGCGAAAAGCTGACGGCGCACATCGACTGGTCGCGCCGTCACAAGCTCATGCGCATGCACACGGCCTGCCACCTTCTTTCCGTTCTTTGCCCTTGGCCGGTCACTGGCGCTGCGGTGGGTGAAGAGGAATCGCGCATTGATTTCGACATGTCGGAAACCATCGACAAGGATGAGATCACCGCGAAGCTTGCAGAGCTCGTGGCGCAGAACCACCCGGTTTACGTGCAGTGGATTACCGACGAGGAACTGGCAGCCAATCCGGAGCTCGTCAAATCGAAGAATGTCCGCCCGCCTGTGGGCATGGGCCGCGTCAGCCTCGTCTGCATTGGCGAGAATTCTTCGGTTGACAGCCAGCCCTGTGGGGGCACTCATGTCTTGAAGACTGAGGAAATCGGCGAAATCTACATCGCCAAGATCGAAAAGAAGGGCAAGGAAAACCGTCGTTTCCGTATCCGCTTCGGCAAGCCCGCCGACGCTGCCTGA
- the sseA gene encoding 3-mercaptopyruvate sulfurtransferase, translated as MSTDKSRFVVSADWVEQQLGTPHFRVVDASWYLPAHKRDGKQEYAAGHIPGAVFFDQDVIADHDTGLPHSLPSPEFFAEAVGQLGIEETDTIVVYDGPGFFSAPRVWWMLRVMGAEKVYVLDGGLDGWKAAGKPLETEAPQVEPATFHADFNARRVTSFSDMRAVVDAGQKQIADARGAGRFTGDEAEPRAGMRSGHMPGARNLPATAFSENGHFKDLPAIRKMIAEAGIDLSQPVVTSCGSGVTAAVITLALESLGHSDNSLYDGSWSEWGSKQETPVVTGPAEPLPVRPHGPLKAHVTQLEMTSAPKVSLPVPVNIQTAIMRTTNIPLHFYRYLYWRVGKRWHWQKRMRMSDAELSAVLHDPKNCVTVLYLNGSPAGFFEFNKGSDDVTELSYFGLMEEAIGAGVGKWFLLQALYSVWQDNPKKVTVSTNTLDHPRALQLYQMMGFSPVSTYEAWVEPLTDSEYLEISRRG; from the coding sequence GTGAGCACCGATAAAAGCCGTTTCGTCGTCTCGGCGGATTGGGTCGAGCAGCAGCTTGGCACACCCCATTTCCGCGTTGTGGATGCCTCCTGGTATTTGCCCGCCCATAAGCGTGACGGTAAACAGGAATATGCCGCCGGTCACATTCCCGGCGCCGTCTTCTTCGATCAGGATGTGATTGCCGATCACGATACCGGCCTGCCGCACTCCCTGCCCTCGCCCGAATTTTTCGCCGAAGCCGTCGGCCAGCTCGGCATCGAAGAGACCGATACGATCGTCGTTTATGACGGCCCCGGCTTCTTCTCAGCGCCGCGCGTCTGGTGGATGCTGCGCGTCATGGGGGCCGAGAAGGTTTATGTGCTGGATGGCGGCCTCGATGGCTGGAAGGCCGCTGGCAAACCGCTCGAGACGGAAGCACCGCAGGTGGAACCCGCCACCTTCCACGCCGATTTCAACGCCCGCCGCGTCACATCCTTCTCCGATATGCGCGCCGTGGTCGATGCCGGGCAGAAGCAGATTGCCGATGCCCGCGGTGCCGGTCGCTTTACCGGTGACGAGGCCGAGCCGCGTGCCGGTATGCGCTCCGGCCATATGCCCGGCGCACGCAACCTGCCCGCCACCGCCTTTTCCGAAAACGGCCATTTCAAGGATCTCCCGGCCATCCGCAAGATGATTGCGGAAGCGGGTATCGATCTTTCCCAGCCAGTCGTCACCAGCTGCGGCTCCGGCGTCACCGCCGCCGTCATCACACTCGCCCTGGAATCGCTCGGCCATTCCGACAATTCGCTGTATGACGGCTCATGGTCCGAATGGGGTTCCAAGCAGGAAACACCCGTCGTTACCGGCCCCGCAGAGCCCCTGCCCGTCCGCCCGCATGGCCCGCTAAAGGCTCATGTCACCCAACTGGAAATGACCTCCGCACCGAAGGTCAGCTTGCCCGTGCCAGTCAATATCCAGACCGCGATCATGCGCACGACGAACATACCGCTGCATTTCTATCGCTACCTCTACTGGCGCGTCGGCAAGCGCTGGCACTGGCAGAAGCGCATGCGCATGAGCGACGCCGAGCTTTCTGCCGTACTGCACGACCCGAAAAACTGCGTCACCGTGCTTTACCTCAACGGCTCACCCGCAGGCTTCTTCGAATTCAACAAGGGCAGCGACGACGTCACCGAGCTTTCCTATTTCGGCCTGATGGAAGAAGCCATCGGCGCTGGCGTGGGCAAATGGTTCCTGCTGCAGGCGCTGTATTCCGTCTGGCAGGACAACCCCAAAAAAGTCACCGTCTCCACCAACACGCTGGACCACCCCCGCGCCCTCCAGCTCTACCAAATGATGGGCTTCTCCCCCGTCAGCACCTATGAGGCCTGGGTGGAACCATTGACGGATAGCGAGTATCTGGAGATTTCACGGCGGGGGTGA
- a CDS encoding acyltransferase family protein, giving the protein MQNHFHSVQALRGIAATLVAIFHFFPTQFVVGAAGVDLFFVISGFIMGTIGVNDRPLRFLSKRAIRIAPLYWLFTFAMCAGAIAGVYSNFTFDAVRLIKSLLFIPYWDETGHTWPLMVVGWTLNLEVFFYIVFAIGISFGRPILFTAATLLAMVFLGYGFETSNAAFTLWTSNLLLEFVAGLLLSRFSLGEKFAVPAVVIGVAALITTNVFSLFDPSYRILVWGVPAVLIVAGCLAIERMGNWSSPVLKPVQKVGDASYSLYLSHAFFAAAVHKFFGTAFLPSALGVAAAIVGAVAIFHLVEKPLIKFLKRPSIKLPTPSQA; this is encoded by the coding sequence GTGCAAAACCATTTCCATTCTGTCCAGGCACTTCGTGGAATAGCAGCAACCTTGGTCGCTATATTCCATTTTTTTCCAACTCAGTTCGTAGTCGGCGCCGCTGGAGTTGATCTTTTTTTCGTAATATCTGGGTTCATAATGGGGACGATTGGCGTCAATGATCGGCCACTTCGATTTTTAAGTAAACGTGCAATTAGAATTGCTCCCCTATACTGGCTATTCACATTCGCCATGTGCGCTGGTGCAATTGCAGGCGTCTATTCAAACTTTACATTTGATGCAGTCAGGTTGATCAAGTCGCTTCTTTTCATTCCTTACTGGGATGAAACCGGGCACACATGGCCGTTGATGGTTGTTGGATGGACGCTTAATTTGGAAGTGTTCTTCTACATTGTATTCGCAATCGGAATCTCGTTCGGAAGACCAATTCTTTTTACGGCTGCGACACTGCTGGCGATGGTTTTTCTTGGTTACGGCTTCGAAACAAGCAATGCAGCCTTTACTTTGTGGACGTCGAACTTGCTGTTGGAATTCGTCGCAGGGCTTTTGTTGTCGAGGTTCTCTCTTGGTGAGAAATTTGCGGTGCCTGCTGTTGTAATTGGAGTGGCGGCACTTATCACAACGAACGTTTTCTCGCTGTTCGATCCGAGCTACAGAATTCTCGTTTGGGGTGTACCGGCAGTGTTGATAGTCGCGGGCTGCCTAGCGATCGAACGAATGGGAAATTGGTCCAGTCCAGTCTTAAAGCCCGTGCAAAAGGTCGGAGACGCTTCGTACTCCCTCTATCTTTCACATGCTTTTTTTGCTGCCGCGGTTCACAAGTTTTTTGGCACCGCGTTTTTACCGTCGGCGCTGGGGGTGGCGGCTGCAATCGTCGGGGCTGTAGCCATATTCCACTTGGTTGAGAAACCCCTTATTAAATTCTTGAAGCGTCCAAGCATCAAGCTTCCAACCCCATCGCAAGCATAA
- a CDS encoding DUF982 domain-containing protein produces the protein MMLNDVKWDAPVVISLENGAPRIFNGVYEAFDFLQHEWPSRHGKAYEQATRLCRASLMGSVSGEIARTAFIEASRDANCLLENRKLAS, from the coding sequence ATGATGCTGAATGACGTTAAGTGGGATGCGCCAGTGGTAATCTCCCTGGAGAATGGCGCGCCTCGAATCTTCAACGGCGTTTATGAGGCCTTTGATTTTCTGCAGCATGAATGGCCAAGCCGCCACGGCAAGGCTTATGAGCAAGCAACACGGCTTTGCCGCGCCTCGCTTATGGGAAGTGTTTCCGGTGAGATTGCGCGTACCGCATTCATCGAAGCAAGCCGTGATGCGAATTGCCTGCTGGAGAATCGGAAGCTGGCCTCGTAA
- a CDS encoding helix-turn-helix domain-containing protein, which produces MSITASQCRAGRAMLNWSQEALAEAAAVGSGVVAAFEDERERPQADALQALAEALQRGGVSFIEDNQTSGAGGPGVRLLRSPGEIDTDQSQTVQYKEHLAPDAPTGAGG; this is translated from the coding sequence ATGTCGATTACCGCTTCGCAATGTCGGGCTGGTCGTGCCATGCTGAATTGGTCGCAGGAGGCCTTGGCTGAAGCTGCGGCGGTGGGCAGTGGTGTTGTCGCGGCATTCGAGGATGAGCGGGAACGTCCGCAGGCGGATGCGCTGCAGGCGCTCGCTGAGGCGTTGCAGCGCGGTGGGGTTTCCTTCATCGAAGATAACCAGACCTCCGGTGCTGGTGGGCCCGGTGTGCGGCTTTTGCGGTCGCCTGGGGAAATAGACACGGATCAGTCACAGACCGTACAATATAAAGAGCATCTGGCGCCGGATGCGCCAACAGGTGCAGGAGGCTGA
- a CDS encoding methylated-DNA--[protein]-cysteine S-methyltransferase, with amino-acid sequence MRPRTAYSIVSTEKGHCAFAWHEGGVVRFQLPLPTRAEAQAQLLRRLPDAESMEPDAERSDLAGQVRAYFAGKRIEFLTVRLDTGAQTTFFTRVYDFVRRMPWGTSTTYGAIAKELGAGPEGAREVGQAMAKNPLPLLIPCHRVLAAGGKLGGFSAPGGAATKQQMLEMEGLFKNNEEFAQASLF; translated from the coding sequence ATGAGGCCTCGAACCGCCTATTCCATCGTCTCCACGGAGAAAGGCCACTGCGCATTTGCGTGGCATGAGGGCGGTGTCGTGCGCTTTCAACTGCCGCTGCCAACCCGAGCCGAGGCGCAAGCCCAGCTTCTGCGGCGACTGCCGGATGCTGAGTCCATGGAGCCCGATGCGGAGCGGAGCGATCTGGCAGGGCAGGTGAGGGCCTATTTCGCGGGCAAAAGGATCGAGTTTCTCACCGTTCGGCTCGATACAGGGGCTCAAACCACTTTCTTTACAAGGGTTTACGATTTCGTTCGCAGAATGCCGTGGGGCACATCCACGACATATGGCGCGATTGCGAAGGAACTCGGCGCGGGACCAGAGGGCGCGCGCGAGGTGGGGCAGGCGATGGCGAAAAATCCGCTGCCGCTTCTTATTCCCTGCCACCGCGTGCTGGCGGCGGGTGGAAAACTCGGCGGATTTTCCGCGCCTGGCGGTGCCGCCACGAAACAGCAGATGCTGGAGATGGAAGGCCTTTTCAAAAACAACGAAGAATTTGCACAAGCTTCGCTTTTTTGA
- a CDS encoding cryptochrome/photolyase family protein → MSKQETPIIIWFRKDLRLSDNRALAAAKEHGGPIIPVYIREDRQGSNGPLGGAQEWWLHHSLAALSQALEKAGSRLILLGGDAEKTLKSLIADTGATAIFWNRRYDPDGMEIDSALKQKFRDDGLEVESFAGHLLHEPSKVKTKTGGPYRVYTPFWRAIEGGEEPQEPTSAPRKLPAPSSWPKSEKLDSWKLLPTKPDWAKDFSEIWTPGEAGAHEKLEDFIDSALKGYENGRDFPAKPATSMLSPHLAQGEITPAQLWHATRGLSKHIASNDISRFRKEIVWREFCYHLLFHFPKLDEKNWNDSFDAFEWKTDTAKFNAWKKGMTGYPIVDAGMRQLWKHGVMHNRVRMITASFLIKHLLIDWRKGEKWFRDTLVDADPASNAGNWQWVAGSGADASPFFRIFNPIIQGEKFDSDGEYVKTFVPELEKLDRKFIHKPFDAPKDVLAKAGIELGKTYPKPIVDHNEARQRALSAYSDIKKSE, encoded by the coding sequence ATGTCGAAACAGGAAACGCCGATAATCATCTGGTTTCGCAAGGACTTGCGTCTCTCCGACAACCGCGCGCTGGCAGCAGCCAAAGAGCATGGCGGCCCAATCATTCCGGTCTACATCAGAGAAGACAGGCAGGGCTCGAACGGCCCGCTGGGCGGTGCGCAGGAGTGGTGGCTGCATCATTCGCTGGCGGCGCTGTCGCAAGCATTGGAGAAGGCCGGAAGCCGCCTGATTTTGCTCGGCGGAGACGCCGAAAAGACCCTGAAATCACTTATCGCAGATACGGGCGCCACTGCCATTTTCTGGAACCGCCGATACGATCCCGATGGCATGGAAATCGACAGCGCGCTGAAACAGAAGTTTCGCGATGATGGGCTGGAAGTGGAAAGCTTCGCCGGGCATCTGCTGCATGAACCCTCCAAGGTCAAGACCAAGACCGGCGGCCCCTACCGTGTCTACACGCCGTTCTGGCGCGCAATCGAAGGCGGCGAGGAACCGCAGGAGCCGACCTCGGCACCGCGCAAACTGCCTGCGCCTTCCAGCTGGCCGAAATCAGAAAAGCTCGATAGCTGGAAACTTCTGCCGACAAAACCCGACTGGGCAAAGGATTTCTCCGAAATCTGGACGCCCGGCGAAGCAGGTGCCCATGAAAAGCTGGAGGACTTCATCGATTCCGCCTTGAAGGGTTATGAGAATGGCCGTGATTTTCCGGCCAAGCCCGCAACCTCCATGCTCTCCCCTCATCTTGCCCAGGGCGAAATCACGCCTGCCCAGCTTTGGCACGCCACAAGGGGTCTCTCGAAGCACATCGCCTCCAACGATATCAGCCGCTTCCGCAAGGAAATCGTCTGGCGGGAGTTCTGCTACCATCTCCTCTTCCACTTCCCCAAGCTGGACGAGAAGAACTGGAACGACAGTTTCGACGCCTTCGAATGGAAGACCGACACGGCCAAATTCAACGCCTGGAAAAAGGGCATGACGGGCTACCCGATCGTGGATGCGGGCATGCGCCAGCTTTGGAAGCACGGCGTCATGCATAACCGCGTGCGGATGATCACGGCCTCCTTCCTCATCAAGCATCTGCTGATAGACTGGCGCAAGGGTGAGAAGTGGTTTCGCGATACGCTGGTGGATGCGGACCCGGCGTCCAACGCGGGCAACTGGCAGTGGGTGGCCGGTTCGGGTGCCGATGCCTCGCCCTTCTTCCGCATTTTCAACCCCATCATTCAGGGCGAGAAATTCGATAGTGACGGCGAATATGTGAAAACCTTCGTGCCCGAGCTCGAAAAGCTGGACCGCAAGTTCATCCACAAACCTTTCGATGCCCCGAAGGACGTGCTTGCGAAAGCTGGCATCGAACTCGGCAAGACCTATCCGAAGCCGATTGTGGATCATAACGAGGCACGCCAGCGCGCGCTCAGCGCCTATTCGGATATCAAGAAGAGTGAATAA
- a CDS encoding PilZ domain-containing protein, with amino-acid sequence MSNRGAGRSKTRIYGKVQYFSQSVQGRVVDLSATGMALEMDGPFAAAKGSRVKVQSEDLGFIEGTVQWQHANRLGLSLQLSTNTLAQLSSYFRFFHEEVKPTLAG; translated from the coding sequence ATGAGCAATCGCGGCGCAGGCCGCAGCAAGACGCGCATTTATGGAAAGGTTCAGTATTTCAGCCAGTCTGTCCAAGGCCGCGTCGTAGACCTTTCCGCAACCGGCATGGCGCTGGAGATGGACGGCCCCTTCGCCGCCGCAAAGGGCAGCCGCGTGAAAGTACAGAGCGAGGATCTGGGCTTCATCGAAGGCACGGTGCAATGGCAACACGCCAACCGGCTCGGCCTCAGCCTGCAGCTTTCCACCAACACGCTCGCTCAGCTTTCATCCTATTTCCGATTCTTCCATGAGGAGGTGAAGCCCACACTGGCGGGCTAA
- a CDS encoding DUF4344 domain-containing metallopeptidase — protein MLRRFWTVLPVAVLSLVSPAAHAQVAPALDDLSDEQLQQTVNFVIGNAIFGVYHEAAQMLISDFSLPASDGGKDSADELAATMMLEANEEWLDTAIVNATDSWYLARGADQLPDHNAPLHSVLVPNTERDRQMACLMVGKDAEGYGDLAEMMGLPKADWKSCETAYPQAVARWNEVLKPHVKTPGTTKFITNYEPARDPFLDIYATMVKESKVLDLIARGFSAYGLKGEVKLTARSCGRPDAYWSAEKREITYCYELAKFHGELIAAHLLGGGSEKESEPAKEIPTAVNLGQEL, from the coding sequence ATGCTGCGCAGGTTTTGGACCGTTTTACCGGTCGCCGTTCTATCTCTCGTTTCACCTGCTGCGCATGCGCAAGTTGCCCCGGCGCTGGATGATCTTTCCGACGAGCAATTGCAGCAGACTGTGAATTTCGTCATCGGCAACGCCATTTTCGGCGTTTATCACGAAGCAGCGCAGATGCTGATTTCCGACTTTTCGCTGCCAGCTTCTGATGGCGGCAAGGATTCTGCGGATGAGCTTGCGGCAACCATGATGCTGGAAGCCAATGAGGAGTGGCTGGACACGGCAATCGTGAACGCTACGGACAGCTGGTATCTGGCACGCGGGGCGGATCAACTGCCGGACCATAATGCGCCGCTTCACTCCGTGCTGGTGCCCAATACCGAGCGTGACAGGCAGATGGCCTGCCTGATGGTTGGCAAGGATGCGGAAGGCTATGGCGATCTGGCGGAGATGATGGGGCTGCCCAAGGCCGACTGGAAGTCCTGCGAAACCGCCTATCCGCAGGCTGTTGCGCGGTGGAATGAGGTTCTGAAGCCGCATGTGAAGACGCCCGGCACCACAAAATTCATCACCAATTACGAGCCTGCGCGCGATCCCTTCCTCGACATCTATGCAACGATGGTAAAGGAATCCAAGGTTCTCGACCTGATCGCCCGCGGCTTTAGCGCCTATGGCCTGAAGGGCGAGGTGAAGCTGACGGCACGCAGCTGCGGTAGGCCGGATGCATACTGGTCTGCGGAAAAACGCGAAATCACCTATTGCTATGAGCTTGCGAAATTTCATGGCGAGCTGATTGCCGCGCATCTTCTGGGCGGCGGCAGCGAGAAGGAAAGCGAGCCTGCAAAGGAAATTCCGACAGCCGTCAATCTCGGTCAGGAATTGTAA
- a CDS encoding TIGR02594 family protein produces the protein MRVSAFLLAAALCAAVTAPASAGMLNQAEKYSGLHEGKNNKTLKAILGVNPRKTPWCGHFLSVVAEKSGRTPPKSSGFAKSWSSFGYAVPVTGAKPGDVVVVRTGKRYHAGILKSMSGKTAQILGGNQSGRVQVSNFSRKSIVSVRR, from the coding sequence TTGAGAGTATCTGCGTTTCTTCTAGCCGCGGCGCTATGCGCTGCAGTTACCGCACCTGCTTCGGCAGGAATGTTGAACCAGGCCGAGAAATATTCCGGTCTTCATGAAGGCAAAAACAACAAGACGCTGAAGGCCATCCTCGGTGTCAATCCCCGGAAAACCCCATGGTGTGGGCATTTCCTCAGCGTCGTTGCTGAAAAATCCGGTCGCACGCCGCCCAAATCTTCAGGCTTTGCGAAATCCTGGTCGTCATTCGGTTATGCCGTTCCCGTTACCGGCGCGAAGCCGGGGGATGTGGTCGTTGTGAGAACGGGTAAGCGTTATCACGCTGGCATCTTGAAGAGCATGAGCGGAAAGACCGCTCAGATCCTCGGTGGCAATCAGTCCGGGCGAGTGCAGGTTTCGAACTTCAGCCGCAAGTCCATCGTTTCCGTGCGCCGCTAG
- a CDS encoding dihydrofolate reductase family protein, with protein sequence MSRLVVRSFSISLDGYGAGPDQSLENPLGVNGKTLHQWAFETRTFRKMFGQDGGSTGVDESFASKGFENLGAWILGRNMFGPVRGEWPDEEWKGWWGDEPPYHVPVFVLTNHPRASFDMKGGTTFHFITGGIEEALDAAKAVAGERDVRLGGGVSVIRQYLQAQLIDELHLAQSPVLLGKGENLFDGLDLPELGYRCRETVRGENAVHLVIGRG encoded by the coding sequence ATGTCGCGGCTCGTTGTTCGCAGTTTTTCGATTTCACTGGATGGATATGGCGCTGGCCCGGACCAGAGTCTTGAGAACCCGCTTGGCGTGAATGGCAAGACGCTGCACCAGTGGGCGTTCGAAACGCGCACCTTCCGCAAAATGTTCGGTCAGGATGGCGGATCGACCGGCGTGGACGAAAGCTTCGCTTCCAAAGGCTTTGAGAACCTAGGCGCCTGGATTCTGGGTCGCAACATGTTCGGCCCGGTGCGCGGAGAGTGGCCGGATGAGGAGTGGAAAGGCTGGTGGGGCGACGAGCCGCCGTACCACGTTCCCGTTTTCGTGCTGACCAACCACCCGCGCGCCTCCTTCGATATGAAGGGCGGAACGACATTCCACTTCATCACCGGCGGCATCGAGGAAGCGCTGGATGCGGCAAAGGCCGTGGCCGGGGAAAGGGATGTGCGGCTGGGCGGTGGCGTCTCGGTGATCCGACAATATTTGCAGGCGCAACTGATCGATGAGCTGCATCTGGCGCAGAGCCCGGTGCTGTTGGGCAAGGGTGAGAATTTGTTCGATGGGCTGGATTTGCCGGAGCTTGGGTATCGGTGTCGGGAGACGGTGCGTGGGGAGAATGCGGTGCATTTGGTGATTGGGCGGGGGTAA
- a CDS encoding DUF2934 domain-containing protein: METDRESEIRKKAYEKWETEGRRDGDHDRHWSEAEKEFEAAGNGSAMPDTDAAARSDKSPAVASLNQEQAKDQDVSEDELDEGLEDTFPASDPVSATNTAVSGRAGKR; the protein is encoded by the coding sequence ATGGAAACTGATCGCGAATCCGAAATCCGCAAGAAAGCTTACGAAAAGTGGGAAACCGAAGGCCGCCGCGATGGCGATCACGACCGCCACTGGTCTGAAGCAGAGAAGGAATTCGAGGCGGCTGGCAATGGATCGGCAATGCCGGATACGGACGCCGCTGCACGCTCCGACAAATCGCCTGCGGTCGCTTCGCTCAATCAGGAACAGGCGAAGGACCAAGATGTATCCGAGGATGAGCTGGATGAGGGTCTAGAAGATACGTTTCCGGCAAGCGATCCGGTCTCTGCCACCAACACTGCCGTTTCAGGCCGCGCCGGCAAGCGCTGA